TCTAACCAACACTTCGAAAGTTGGCTAAAAGCAAATGAAATTATAGCCATAACAGACATCGACACACGGGCTCTAACAAGCCTCATCCGTGAAAAAGGGATGCAGCATGCCGTTATCGCTCATAATTCAGATGGCGTTTTCGATATAGACGCTCTGAAGCAACAAGCTTCAAGCTGGGATGGAATTGAAGGAGCTGATCTAGCAAAAGACGTTACAGTCAACTCATCTTATGAGTGGACGGAAACTAAATGGATCTGGGATGAAGGCTATGGCAACCTGGAAAATCCAGACTTTCATGTTGTTGCCCTTGATTGCGGCACCAAACGTAACATCTTCAGATGCCTTGCATCAGTTGGATGCAAAGTCACAGTAATGCCAGCCTCCTCGAAAGCAGAAGACATTTTAGCTGAAAACCCAGATGGCATCTTCATCTCAAACGGCCCTGGTGACCCTGCAGCCACCGGCGAATATGCAGCCATTGAAATTAAAAAATTAGTTGAGAACGGCAAGCCAATCTTTGGCATCTGTCTTGGCCATCAAATTCTAGCACTAGCCCTTGGCGCTGAAACCACAAAAATGCAGCAAGGTCACCATGGCGCCAACCACCCTGTTAAAGATCATACAACTGGCAAAGTGGAAATCACATCCATGAACCATGGCTTTACAGTAAACAGAGAAACTCTTCCAAATTCTCTGGAAGAGACCCATATTTCGCTATTTGATGACACAAATTGCGGCATAAGACTAAAAGACAAACCTGTTTTTTCAGTGCAATATCATCCTGAAGCAAGCCCTGGTCCACAAGATAGTCATTATTTATTCCGCCGTTTTGTGAACTTTATGCGTGCAGAAAAAAACATGGAACCCATAAAAGAATAACTCAAGTCTTTATGGTCCATTCAATAAACAGTTACATACAAAATAAGGGAGGCAAGTGTCTCCCTTATTGTTGCCAACTAAAATGCGGATGCTTGTGACGGTTGCTCTTCTGGATGCTTTATAGGCATCTGAAAGAAAAGGCAACTAAAGCCACAACAAAAAAGTGGCATCTGGAGCACAAAAATACGGATGCTATGACGGTTGCTACTTGCGGATGCTTTGTGGGTATCTAAAGCATCCGCAAGTAGCAACCTAAAGTCGCAATCAAAAAAGGATGCGTTAAATGAAATTTGTCAAAGCCTTATGGCTCGTCTCACTCATTCTGCTTATGAATAGCGGATTACAACACCCAAACGCCCAAGCTAAAAACGCCAGTGACAAATTAAACAATCCATCAACCTGGCAATCAAAAGAATTGCAAGATCACAAACTCGTTGGCAAAATCTGGTCAAAAGAAAAAAACACCTTCATCACACCAGACGAGCTCATCAAAGCTCTGTCTAAAAAACGTTTTATACTTTTAGGTGAAATTCATGACAACCCGGATCACCACACCCTACAAGCTGGCATCATAAATGCACTTAGCAGCAAAAAAGAAAAACCTGCTCTCGTTATAGAAATGATCAAAGTTGATCAAATGAGACGGTATAATTCTTATCGAAACCAACCAAATTCAAAAGCCAAATTTCTAGGGACTGCCCTTCAATGGAAACAAAATGGCTGGCCTAGTTGGGATATTTACCTCCCCATTGGCGAGCAAATTTACGCTCATAATTTAGAAGTGTTCCCCGGTCACACAACACGCATCATGATCGATCACCTGATTAAAAGTGACATGGGCGTTCTACCTGAAAAAGCAAAAAAAGTTTTCAAACTTGATGTGAAACTTGAGAAAAGTTTAGACGAGGCTCTATCTGAAGACATTCGTGTTGCTCATTGCGACCGCTTGCCTGAGCATGTCATTCCTCCAATGACAGTCGTACAAAGATTTCGCGATGCTTGGATGGCTGATGTCATGATCCAGGCGTCTTATGATAAAAATGACAAAAGGCGCCAAGCCATTCTCATTGCAGGCAATGGTCACACAAGAAAAGACAGAGGCGCTCCATGGTATTTGGATTTAAGAGAGGGCAAAGACAAATCTCTAACTGTTCAATTCGCCGAAACCTCAAGCAAAGCCACTACAATAAAAGACCTGGCACAAAAAAGTCCTTCAGGTGAAATTGCAGCTGATTTTATCTGGGTCACACCAACGATTAAACGAGGTGATCCCTGCGCTAACTTGCCAGATTTTGGCAAGAAGAACTAAGTCAAGCACACCAACTAAGGTATGAAAATAGTTCCTCAAACTTTCTTTAAATAAATAAATTTTGAGGGCTATTTTAGCCCATGAATAGCTGTAAACAACAGCTTAGACTTTAGAAACTGCCAAGCTGATATAAAATTAATGATATTTCATCAAAATAATTCTATTTTCTAACAACTCTAAGTCGTTTTGGGGATTGCCCAATCACCAAACCTTCTTTAGTGTGCCCTTCTCAGAGGGCTTCAAAAGTCAGCTACCCAGACAAAGAAAAATCGCACTTAAAATTGGCTCTTAAAATAAGAGCCAAACATTTTGAGTGCGCACTAATTGCCAGCACTGAGATACGAAAATGCCAAAACGCACAGACATAAAATCCATCCTCATCGTCGGGGCGGGGCCCATTATTATCGGCCAAGCTTGTGAGTTTGATTACTCCGGCACCCAAGCCGTGAAAGCCTTAAAAGAAGAAGGCTACCGGGTCATTTTGGTGAATTCAAACCCAGCAACGATCATGACAGATCCAGAACTGGCTGACGCAACATACATCGAACCAATCACCCCTGAAGTGGTGGCTAAAATCATCGCTGAAGAACGCCCAGATGCAATCTTGCCAACCATGGGCGGCCAAACGGCGCTCAACACAGCACTCGAGTTAAAAAAGCGGGGCATACTTGATGCCTTAAATGTAGAAATGATTGGCGCCAAAGCAGACGTCATCGACAAAGCTGAAGACAGAGACCGCTTTAGAAAAGCCATGGATAAAATCGGCTTGGAAACACCACGCTCTCGTGTGGCAAATACAATGGCTGAGGCAATGGAAGCCATGGAAGTTATCGGCCTTCCATGCATCATTCGCCCGTCTTTCACCATGGGCGGCACAGGCGGTGGTATTGCCTACAACCGTGAAGAATTCATGGACATAATAGAGCGTGGCCTCGACGCCTCTCCAACAACAGAAGTTCTAATCGAAGAATCTGTTTTGGGCTGGAAAGAATATGAAATGGAAGTTGTCCGCGACAAAGCAGATAACTGCATCATCATTTGCTCTATTGAAAATATAGACCCAATGGGCATCCATACCGGCGACAGCATGACAGTGGCCCCAGCACTAACACTCACCGATAAAGAATACCAAATCATGCGCGATGCCTCTCTAGCAGTGCTACGCGAAATTGGTGTTGAAACGGGTGGCTCAAACGTACAGTTCGCAGTAAATCCGGCAGATGGCCGTTTGGTTGTTATCGAGATGAACCCTCGCGTTTCTCGCTCTTCTGCTCTTGCCTCGAAAGCAACCGGCTTCCCAATCGCTAAAGTCGCCGCAAAACTCGCTGTTGGCTACACATTAGATGAACTTGAAAACGACATCACTGGCGGGGCCACACCAGCCTCATTCGAGCCAACAATTGATTATGTCGTCACAAAAATCCCACGCTTTGCATTTGAAAAATTCCCGGGCAGCGAACCAACACTAACAACTGCGATGAAGTCTGTTGGTGAATCCATGGCCATTGGCCGCAACTTCCAGGAAAGTTTGCAAAAAGCATTACGTTCTTTAGAAACAGGCCTAACAGGTCTCAATGATCTTCCCTTTGAAGGTTATGGTGAAGGCGAAGATAAAAATGTTATCCGCGAAGCCCTTGGCCAACCAACCACAGACCGGCTGTTAAAAGTAGCGCAAGCCATGCGTCATGGCGTCTCTCATGAGATGATCCATGCATCATGTAAAATTGACCCATGGTTCCTTGAGCAACTCCAGGAAATCATAGATTATGAAGCCCGCGTAAAAGAACATGGGCTCCCTCAAGATGAAAGCTCAATGCGTAAACTCAAATCAATGGGCTTTTCAGACGCGCGATTAGCGGAATTATCAGGACACAAAAC
The sequence above is a segment of the Hyphomicrobiales bacterium 4NK60-0047b genome. Coding sequences within it:
- the carA gene encoding glutamine-hydrolyzing carbamoyl-phosphate synthase small subunit gives rise to the protein MPETTSIIKDASSPEKKTVTPSSGAWEATQYTAVIVLADGTVIKGVGAGFEGTAVGEVCFNTAMTGYQEILTDPSYAGQIITFTFPHIGNIGTNEEDTETSNNEATNKVRGCILRSPITTPSNYRSNQHFESWLKANEIIAITDIDTRALTSLIREKGMQHAVIAHNSDGVFDIDALKQQASSWDGIEGADLAKDVTVNSSYEWTETKWIWDEGYGNLENPDFHVVALDCGTKRNIFRCLASVGCKVTVMPASSKAEDILAENPDGIFISNGPGDPAATGEYAAIEIKKLVENGKPIFGICLGHQILALALGAETTKMQQGHHGANHPVKDHTTGKVEITSMNHGFTVNRETLPNSLEETHISLFDDTNCGIRLKDKPVFSVQYHPEASPGPQDSHYLFRRFVNFMRAEKNMEPIKE
- a CDS encoding ChaN family lipoprotein codes for the protein MKFVKALWLVSLILLMNSGLQHPNAQAKNASDKLNNPSTWQSKELQDHKLVGKIWSKEKNTFITPDELIKALSKKRFILLGEIHDNPDHHTLQAGIINALSSKKEKPALVIEMIKVDQMRRYNSYRNQPNSKAKFLGTALQWKQNGWPSWDIYLPIGEQIYAHNLEVFPGHTTRIMIDHLIKSDMGVLPEKAKKVFKLDVKLEKSLDEALSEDIRVAHCDRLPEHVIPPMTVVQRFRDAWMADVMIQASYDKNDKRRQAILIAGNGHTRKDRGAPWYLDLREGKDKSLTVQFAETSSKATTIKDLAQKSPSGEIAADFIWVTPTIKRGDPCANLPDFGKKN